The following proteins are encoded in a genomic region of Sebastes fasciatus isolate fSebFas1 chromosome 12, fSebFas1.pri, whole genome shotgun sequence:
- the LOC141779565 gene encoding IgGFc-binding protein-like, producing MRIQSLKPVAVLAGHQCLALGRKCEHVYEQLPHVASLGKDYIVPRTSSCKAADWAVVVAVEDNTVVTLQGGSPLKKQKLKKAGDVTHQRLRCKQPLVVKSDKKVMVLLLSSNYPHDPFLITMTPTCKLATDWAVETVDGLRSTVAIVSEREGAGSVKVCVKKGRCISPKWRSMSDKRWVWSNVPVGTQQAHVTVEGDASMAVYVYGGQRRHGYGIAGVCHEATPPPTPAPDPCEQVKCRVKERCVNGECVHVSTATCHVVGDPHYSTFDGRRYNFQGSCTYIMTTVTKTASDLVSFTVTTKNDHRGNRRVSFVRTVTVSVYKQTIIIGRNKGQVEVNGELQYLPVSLLGGKLSVTKSGIYASLTTDFGLSVKYDWNMRLYITVPSSYYQHLGGLCGNYNEDRSDDLPDAKSSSLTVVLKMIQKWKVKSSDLFCQDNCAGRCPMCSIKQQDHFRLPKLCGILTKSDGPFSACHKKVDPSMYIDNCVYDVCINKGAKQILCDNLKSYADACLLEDVKVDRQWRMVTKCPLPCPAGSHYEACGSPCPASCMFPDSEKLCKGPCVEDCRCDEGWVLSGDRCVLKSSCGCNYKGRYLPSGITFWSDNTCTTKVKCLKGEAQINKVSCKKNEHCALKGGVRNCYPTSYSTCQGSGDPHYRGFDNQRFDFQGTCTYILSQYTKGSDQDLEPFQVLVQNENRGRNRAVSYTKSVSLIVFGDTTVSMSRASVGKILVNSRPVNLPYSMDDGKLSVFRRGYFGVVTTYFGLTLKFNWNSHVSLTLPSSYSSATSGLCGNYNGKRDDDLLKPDGNQATHINTFGHSWKAGGDAGCTSDCPNGKCPECEPALLQRYQQRSYCGIMADKQGPFRLCHSKLDHTSFLKDCVFDLCMYRGHASALCNSLSAFSTSCQEAGTKVESWRAKHFCPPDCGADSHYEVCAAPCQPTCSDLAPPAGCDESAPCTEGCVCDDGFMLSHDKCVPLAECGCQYEGQYYQNGQVFYPGKSCDTRCECSEGGQLTCEQHFRCSANEKCVVEAGLASCRPSSVGSCSVSGVRTVRSFDGQAYPLWGNCLFQLAEVEEKDGGMEEFSVFVQQQTNKDGIVSRSVELQVYDTEITLETGVIWEIKVDDIRVFLPVSLADGKLRAHQNGIHIIVETDFDLKLTYDTVAGVFLQVPSTYRSSPRGLCGNYNGEAADDLGPADMSLDDIVALWVVKKDASCETGCGATSCPGPDKQKGPDAKKACDIIKAQQGPFAGCHSTVPPTPHYDACVKEMSTCKEGADVLCRHIQHYVTTCQLAGAKISKWRSDKFCPVRCPAGSHYELCSSSCDSTCFSLQRSESCPVCQEGCQCDDGLMSDGVRCVPVEKCGCEVEGQYYRSATSVLLEDCSQRCDCQSGQFSCKETSCKEDEECRNRDGIVGCYSKDPCAEVECRVKEHCEVSEDRGVCVPDSKALCWATGDPHYNTFDEWNFSFQGTCTYVLVNTTGLDPSLPEVTVTTKNEVRGNSEGSFVRSVTVEMLGHRISVPRTERGVILVDGIKTELPVLLEGGSISIIQSGIRGILQSDIGVEVTFDWSTLVMVSISSSYFGNVGGLCGNYNGNKEDELTSPGGSKAVNVTDWAGTWSIDDHDPFCYHYCDGVCPQCSHEDRIKYTGPEYCGILSNKKGPFAGCHGNVSIVEAVSDCLYDVCINEGRREVLCEALSSYLAECQEAGASVLPWRQLANCPIPCQAHSQYKVCGSACPETCGLQPEGCPKICVEGCFCDPGYVLSGQECVIREKGCGCNHNGRYYRPGVTFWADSQCKEKCACVAATQKVKCERTGCRTGEKCGVVDGVQDCYPISFETCTARGDPHFHTFDGRRFDFQGNCVYRLASACGDTTGLKLFEVSLENNNRGNKRVSYAKVVSVKVYGNTYTLSADYPGRVLVDGLENSLPFSSSSLVQVYRRHRLAVIETNFLKVSFDFASAVRVELATSYHNSVCGLCGNLNGDPADDLKLPDGKLASNANEFGVSQWLADAEGCSKKCKDCAQPLPPDFKPPGYTSVCDIITATEGPLADCISRVDSKQYHQDCIYDMVLNEGKQESACDIISDYVEECQREEGCVKPWRTRRFCWMHCAANSVYSVTAPGCPISCTAPSQAVECKTAPSEGCVCNPGYLLSQDRCVPLAKCGCSFKGQYVVSGQIFYADADCQRLCLCNGGMVSCKNKPCEGKQSCGVQKGVRGCYAAVGHQQKRKHG from the exons ATGCGGATTCAATCCCTGAAGCCTGTAGCTGTGTTGGCAGGCCACCAGTGTCTGGCGTTGGGTCGTAAGTGTGAACATGTGTATGAACAGCTCCCCCATGTGGCAAGCCTGGGTAAAGATTACATCGTACCCAGGACCAGCAGCTGTAAGGCCGCAGACTGGGCAGTGGTAGTCGCTGTTGAAGACAACACTGTTGTGACACTGCAGGGGGGCTCACCCTTAAAAAAACA GAAGCTAAAGAAAGCTGGGGACGTCACCCACCAGAGACTGCGTTGCAAACAGCCACTGGTTGTCAAGAGCGACAAGAAAGTAATGGTGCTGCTTCTCAGCAGCAATTACCCACATGACCCTTTCCTAATAACGATGACTCCCACCTGTAAGCTTGCCACTGATTGGGCGGTGGAAACAGTGGACGGACTTCGCAGTACTGTTGCTATTGTGTCAGAGAGGGAGGGGGCCGGcagtgtgaaggtgtgtgtgaagAAGGGACGCTGCATTTCACCTAAGTGGAGAAGCATGTCAGATAAGCGCTGGGTGTGGTCCAACGTCCCTGTGGGGACACAGCAGGCTCATGTGACGGTGGAAGGTGACGCCAGTATGGCGGTCTATGTATACGGTGGACAACGCCGACATGGATATGGCATTGCTGGAGTTTGTCATgaag CTACCCCCCCTCCTACACCAGCCCCAGATCCCTGTGAACAGGTGAAATGTCGAGTAAAGGAACGTTGTGTGAACGGAGAATGTGTCCATGTTTCTACGGCAACCTGCCACGTGGTCGGTGACCCCCACTACTCTACGTTTGATGGCCGACGCTATAACTTCCAG GGTTCCTGCACTTACATTATGACAACAGTTACAAAGACGGCGTCTGACCTTGTGTCTTTCACTGTGACGACCAAGAACGACCACCGTGGTAACCGCCGAGTTTCATTCGTGAGGACTGTAACTGTCAGCGTTTACAAGCAGACGATTATCATCGGCAGAAACAAAGGACAAGTAGAG GTGAATGGAGAACTTCAGTACTTGCCCGTCAGTTTGTTGGGCGGCAAGCTGTCTGTGACGAAGAGTGGAATCTATGCTTCCCTCACCACTGACTTTGGCCTGAGTGTAAAATATGACTGGAACATGAGGCTGTACATCACGGTGCCATCTTCCTACTATCAACACCTAGGAGGCCTCTGTGGAAACTACAACGAAGACCGGAGCGATGACCTGCCTGACGCAAAAA GCTCCAGTCTCACTGTTGTGCTGAAGATGATCCAGAAGTGGAAGGTGAAGTCGTCTGATTTGTTCTGTCAGGATAACTGTGCTGGACGCTGTCCAATGTGTTCAATAAAGCAGCAGGACCACTTCCGCCTACCCAAACTCTGTGGGATTCTGACAAAGTCAGATGGTCCATTTTCAGCCTGCCACAAAAAGGTTGACCCCTCTATGTACATCGACAACTGTGTCTACGATGTCTGCATCAATAAAG gTGCCAAACAGATCCTCTGTGACAACCTGAAGAGTTATGCTGATGCCTGTCTGTTAGAAGACGTGAAGGTTGACCGTCAGTGGAGGATGGTTACCAAATGCC CCCTTCCTTGTCCAGCAGGTAGCCACTATGAGGCGTGTGGTTCCCCCTGTCCGGCCTCCTGCATGTTCCCAGACAGTGAAAAGCTGTGTAAAGGCCCCTGTGTGGAGGACTGCCGGTGTGATGAAGGATGGGTGCTTAGTGGAGACAG atgtGTTCTTAAGTCCAGCTGTGGATGTAACTATAAGGGCAGATATTTACCATCAGGCATCACTTTCTGGAGTGATAACACCTGCACCACCAAGGTTAAATGCCTTAAAGGGGAAGCCcag ATCAACAAAGTTTCCTGTAAGAAGAATGAGCACTGTGCCCTGAAGGGGGGTGTCAGGAACTGCTACCCAACGTCCTATTCAACATGCCAGGGCAGTGGAGACCCCCACTACAGAGGCTTTGACAATCAGCGGTTTGATTTCCAGGGCACTTGTACCTATATCCTGTCTCAGTACACCAAGGGATCAGACCAGGACCTGGAACCATTCCAAGTGCTGGTCCAGAATGAGAACAGAGGGCGTAACAGGGCTGTGTCCTACACCAAGTCCGTCTCTCTTATTGTATTTGGTGACACCACTGTCAGCATGAGTCGTGCCAGTGTGGGGAAAATACTG GTAAACAGTCGGCCAGTGAACCTGCCTTACTCCATGGATGATGGAAAGCTCTCCGTGTTCCGTCGTGGCTACTTTGGCGTTGTGACAACGTATTTCGGTTTGACGCTCAAGTTCAATTGGAACAGCCACGTCAGCTTGACTTTGCCCAGTTCATACTCTTCTGCTACAAGTG GCTTGTGTGGAAATTACAATGGAAAACGAGATGATGACTTACTGAAACCTGATGGCAACCAGGCTACACACATTAATACCTTTGGACACAGCTGGAAG GCGGGAGGAGACGCTGGCTGCACTAGTGACTGTCCTAATGGTAAATGTCCTGAGTGTGAGCCTGCACTGCTGCAACGTTACCAACAGCGGAGCTACTGTGGCATCATGGCTGACAAGCAAGGACCGTTTAG ACTGTGTCACAGTAAACTGGACCACACCTCCTTCCTCAAAGACTGTGTTTTTGATCTGTGTATGTACCGAGGCCACGCCTCTGCCCTCTGCAACAGCCTATCAGCTTTCAGCACCTCCTGTCAAGAGGCGGGAACTAAAGTGGAGAGTTGGAGAGCCAAACACTTCTGTC ctccagACTGTGGTGCTGACAGCCACTATGAGGTGTGTGCCGCCCCCTGTCAGCCGACCTGCAGCGATCTAGCCCCCCCCGCGGGCTGTGACGAGAGCGCGCCCTGTACAGAAGGCTGCGTGTGCGACGACGGATTCATGCTGAGTCATGATAAGTGTGTGCCTCTAGCAGAGTGTGGCTGTCAGTACGAAGGACAGTATTATCAAAATGGACAG gTGTTCTATCCAGGAAAGTCATGTGACACTCGTTGTGAGTGTTCAGAAGGTGGACAACTAACCTGTGAACAACATTTCCGTTGTTCAGCCAATGAGAAGTGTGTTGTCGAAGCGGGTCTCGCCTCCTGTCGTCCCTCAAGTGTTGGTTCCTGTTCTGTGAGCGGAGTCAGAACAGTCAGGTCCTTTGATGGACAG GCGTATCCTTTGTGGGGAAACTGTTTGTTCCAGTTGGCAGAAGTGGAGGAGAAGGACGGAGGGATGGAAGAGTTCTCTGTGTTTGTACAGCAGCAAACCAATAAGGACGGTATTGTCTCTCGCAGTGTGGAGCTCCAGGTTTATGACACGGAAATCACTCTGGAGACCGGGGTCATTTGGGAAATCAAG GTCGATGACATCAGAGTCTTCCTTCCCGTGTCACTGGCTGACGGAAAACTGCGAGCACATCAAAACGGCATCCACATCATCGTTGAAACCGACTTTGACCTGAAGCTGACCTATGACACTGTGGCAGGTGTGTTCTTACAAGTCCCATCCACCTATCGCAGCTCACCACGCGGCCTCTGTGGCAACTATAACGGTGAAGCGGCTGACGACCTGGGACCAGCGGACATGAGCCTGGACGACATCGTAGCGCTTTGGGTCGTAAAGAAGGACGCTTCATGTGAGACGGGCTGCGGTGCCACATCCTGCCCTGGGCCCGATAAACAGAAGGGCCCAGACGCTAAAAAggcctgtgacatcatcaaggCCCAGCAGGGCCCGTTTGCAGGGTGCCACTCAACAGTGCCCCCAACTCCCCACTACGATGCTTGTGTCAA GGAGATGTCTACATGCAAAGAGGGCGCAGACGTCCTGTGTCGTCATATCCAGCATTATGTTACCACCTGTCAACTAGCTGGCGCCAAGATAAgcaaatggaggagcgacaaatTCTGCC CTGTGAGATGTCCAGCAGGAAGTCACTATGAGCTGTGTTCCTCTTCCTGCGACTCCACCTGCTTCTCTCTGCAGAGGTCAGAGTCCTGCCCGGTGTGCCAGGAGGGCTGCCAGTGTGACGACGGCCTCATGTCTGACGGCGTGCGCTGTGTTCCTGTGGAGAAATGTGGCTGCGAGGTGGAAGGACAGTATTATAGG TCGGCTACGTCAGTATTACTGGAGGACTGTTCACAGCGCTGTGACTGCCAGTCTGGACAGTTCAGCTGCAAGGAAACGAGCTGCAAGGAGGACGAAGAGTGTCGCAACAGGGATGGAATAGTTGGCTGCTACTCCAAAG ACCCGTGTGCTGAGGTTGAGTGCCGGGTAAAGGAGCACTGTGAGGTGTCAGAAGACCGAGGAGTGTGTGTTCCTGACTCCAAGGCGTTATGCTGGGCTACCGGCGACCCACACTACAACACGTTTGACGAGTGGAACTTCTCATTCCAGGGAACCTGCACCTACGTCCTGGTCAACACCACAG GTCTTGACCCCTCGCTGCCAGAAGTAACTGTGACCACCAAGAATGAGGTCCGTGGGAACTCTGAAGGATCCTTTGTGCGTTCAGTCACTGTAGAGATGTTGGGCCACCGTATATCCGTCCCAAGGACCGAAAGAGGCGTCATATTG gtgGACGGTATTAAGACAGAGCTTCCTGTCCTTCTTGAAGGAGGCAGCATCTCCATAATACAATCTGGAATAAGAGGCATACTCCAGAGTGACATTGGAGTCGAAGTCACTTTTGATTGGTCCACCCTTGTCATGGTGTCCATCAGCAGCAGTTACTTTGGTAACGTCGGTGGGCTCTGTGGCAACTACAACGGCAACAAGGAGGACGAGCTGACGTCGCCAGGAGGCAGCAAAGCTGTTAATGTGACGGACTGGGCCGGGACGTGGAGCATCGATGACCACGACCCCTTCTGTTACCATTACTGTGACGGCGTGTGTCCTCAGTGCTCGCACGAGGACCGCATAAA GTACACTGGTCCAGAGTACTGTGGGATTCTGAGCAACAAGAAGGGACCTTTCGCTGGTTGTCACGGTAACGTGTCGATAGTGGAGGCTGTGTCCGACTGTCTGTACGACGTCTGCATCAACGAAGGACGGCGTGAAGTGCTGTGTGAGGCCCTGAGCAGCTACCTGGCAGAGTGTCAGGAAGCTGGAGCGTCggtgttgccatggagacaacTGGCCAACTGCC CCATTCCCTGTCAGGCCCACAGCCAGTACAAGGTGTGTGGCTCGGCCTGTCCAGAAACCTGTGGTCTTCAACCAGAGGGGTGTCCTAAGATCTGTGTGGAAGGCTGCTTCTGTGACCCAGGATACGTGCTCAGTGGACAAGA GTGTGTTATCAGGGAGAAGGGCTGCGGCTGTAACCACAACGGCCGCTACTACCGGCCAGGTGTGACGTTCTGGGCTGACTCGCAGTGTAAGGAGAAGTGTGCGTGTGTTGCAGCGACACAAAAGGTGAAATGTGAGCGAACTGGGTGTCGAACCGGAGAGAAATGCGGCGTCGTGGACGGAGTCCAAGACTGTTACCCAATCAGCTTCGAGACCTGCACCGCGCGCGGCGATCCGCACTTCCACACCTTCGACGGACGGAGGTTCGACTTCCAGGGCAACTGTGTGTACAGGCTGGCCAGTGCGTGTGGAGATACTACAGGACTGAAGCTCTTTGAG gtcagcctggagaataacaacCGTGGCAACAAAAGAGTGTCATATGCTAAAGTGGTATCTGTTAAAGTCTACGGCAACACATACACTCTGTCAGCAGACTACCCAGGCAGAGTACTG GTGGACGGGCTTGAGAACTCCCTACCATTCTCCAGTTCATCGTTGGTCCAGGTTTATCGCAGACACAGACTGGCTGTCATTGAGACAAACTTTCTTAAG GTCTCCTTTGACTTTGCGAGTGCAGTGAGGGTGGAGCTGGCGACTAGTTATCACAACTCAGTCTGTGGTCTTTGTGGAAACTTAAACGGGGACCCTGCTGATGACCTGAAGTTGCCCGACGGGAAGCTGGCGTCCAACGCCAATGAGTTTGGAGTGAGCCAGTGGCTGGCGGACGCGGAGGGCTGCTCAAAGAAGT GTAAAGACTGTGCTCAGCCGCTCCCCCCCGACTTTAAACCGCCCGGCTACACGTCAgtctgtgacatcataacagCGACGGAAGGACCGCTGGCTGACTGCATAAGCCGAGTAGACTCCAAGCAGTACCACCAAGACTGCATCTACGACATGGTGCTTAATGAAGGCAAACAGGAGTCagcctgtgacatcatcagtgactaCGTGGAGGAGTGTCAGAGGGAAGAAGGCTGTGTGAAGCCGTGGAGGACGAGGCGCTTCTGCT ggATGCATTGTGCAGCCAACAGCGTGTACAGCGTCACCGCTCCTGGCTGTCCAATCAGCTGCACCGCTCCATCTCAAGCCGTTGAGTGTAAAACCGCGCCAAGCGAGGGCTGTGTGTGTAACCCTGGTTACCTGCTGAGTCAG GATCGCTGTGTGCCCCTGGCTAAGTGCGGCTGCAGCTTCAAAGGTCAGTACGTCGTGTCTGGTCAGATCTTCTACGCCGACGCCGACTGCCAGCGCCTCTGTTTGTGCAACGGAGGGATGGTGTCCTGTAAGAACAAACCCTGCGAAGGAAAGCAGAGCTGTGGCGTGCAGAAGGGAGTGAGGGGTTGCTACGCCGCCGTCGGACATCAGCAAAAGCGCAAACACGGATAG
- the LOC141779566 gene encoding dysbindin-A-like, translating to MIKKPELRGIMFENFRERLHMVQQDFTTGFKTLGDKSRDPKIRRKPRFEESLPHFSAGLEILSRYEESWFLLHKRTKDCAQTAEAVDGDIVMLSAHWERRRTALTQLQEQLQSLPAFVSELDAITANIAHLEGDFEEMESRLVYLETLCCQCEQQTVKQNHINQLEVYKKKKRKELEALEVELNSEHAQKVAEVEQAMQQKLRERQKVYEQAFNQDMEQYLSTGQLQHRETTEADVHVLDQMTVTNISDLEALDDFLNSAGDDDISTGSSLTSGPDLESCSSESSRGQTTQAPPTSNQASNQVAVWEQEEEAASEESDEPLVQSDEEDVQPDTSLVGLQDVGTMRGSDDSDAAGDLPSG from the exons CTTCAAGACCCTCGGAGACAAATCAAGAGACCCCAAAATCAGGAGGAAACCCAG GTTTGAAGAAAGCCTTCCTCATTTCAGTGCTGGACTGGAAATCCTCAGCAG GTATGAGGAGAGTTGGTTTCTGCTCCATAAAAGAACTAAAGACTGTGCTCAGACTGCAGAG gCAGTAGATGGAGACATAGTGATGCTTTCAGCACActgggagagaagaagaacagCTCTGACTCAACTACAGGAACAACTGCAAAGCTTGCCGGCCTTCGTCAGTGAACTAGACGCCATCACTGCTAACATAG ctcaTCTGGAAGGAGACTTTGAGGAGATGGAGAGCCGACTGGTCTACCTGGAGACTCTGTGTTGTCAGTGTGAACAGCAGACAGTCAAACAGAATCATATCAACCAACTAGAAGTCtataagaaaaagaagag GAAGGAGCTGGAGGCGCTGGAAG TGGAGTTGAATTCTGAGCATGCTCAGAAGGTGGCAGAGGTGGAGCAGGCCATGCAGCAGAAACTGAGAGAACGACAGAAAGTCTACGAGCAAGCCTTTAACCAAGACATGGAGCAATACCTGTCCACTGGACAGCTGCAGCACAGAG agacAACAGAAGCTGATGTGCACGTTCTGGATCAGATGACGGTAACTAACATATCAGACCTGGAGGCTTTGGATGACTTCCTCAACTCTGCTGGTGATGATGACATCAGCACAGGGTCATCACTGACCTCAG GTCCAGACCTCGAGTCCTGCTCTTCTGAATCTTCCAGAGGCCAGACAACCCAAGCCCCTCCCACAAGCAACCAAGCATCCAATCAGGTCGCAGTATGggagcaagaagaggaagcGGCCAGCGAGGAGAGCGATGAGCCTCTGGTGCAGTCAGACGAAGAGGACGTTCAGCCCGATACGTCATTGGTCGGCCTCCAGGATGTCGGCACAATGAGGGGCTCTGACGACAGTGACGCTGCGGGGGACCTGCCCTCTGGGTAA